The Ramlibacter sp. PS4R-6 nucleotide sequence TGCGCGCACGCGAGGCCTATGCCGGTGGTGCCGCCGGTGACGACGGCTGTGAGACCTTGCAACGGGTTCATGTGTGCCTTTCGGGTGCGATCCGATACCACTCGGTGCCGCTTTCGATCCGCTCGACTTGCGCCTCGCCGCGCTGGAGCAGGTAATTGATGTGCGCCACGCTTTCGCCGGTGGCCATGCTCAGGAGGTGCGGGTCGTCGCCGATGGGCCGCCGGAACAGCGCGTCGAACACGTCGACCACGCGCCGCGGCTCCTGCAATTTGGTCCGCAATCGCGTCAGGGCCTGCGTCACGCTGTCCTCCAGCTGCCGCAGCCGCTCGTGCAGGCCGGTGAAAGGCTCGTTGTGCGCGGGCAGCACCAGCACGTCGTCGGGCACACGCCGCGCAATTTCGGCCAGGCTCTCGAGCCATTCGGACAATGGGTCCGCCGCGGGCTCCGTGGGGTGCACGGAGACATTCGAAGTGATGCGCGGCAGCACCTGGTCCCCCGAGATCAGCAGCCGCAGCGCGGGACAGTGCAGGCATGCATGCTCGGGCGAGTGGCCGCGGCCGACGACCACATGCCAGTCATGCTCGCCGATGCGCAGCACGGCTTTGTCCTCGAGCCGGCGGAAGCTGTCGGGCAACGGGTGGATCATCCGGCCGAACGCGCCGAAGCGCGCGCGGTAGGTTTCGATCTGCGCGTCCTGCCAGCCGGCGCGCCGGTAGAAGCGCACGCCGTCGGCCGGTGCCTCGCGCCCGGTGTCCGCCACCAGCAGGCGGCAATTCAGGTATTCCAGGCGCGACATCCACAGTTGGCAGTCGAAGCGGCGCGTGAGCCAGCCGGCCATGCCGACGTGGTCGGGATGCATGTGGGTCGCGAACACGCGCGAAACGCGCCGCCCCTGCAGCGGCCCGCCGGGCGCGACGAGCTGCAGCCACGCGGTGGCCGTCTCCACCGTGTGCAGGCCGCTGTCGACGATGGCCCATGCATCGCCGTCGCGGATCGCCCAGAAGTTGATGTGGCTCAGGGCGAACGGCATCGGCATGCGCAGCCACAGCACGCCCGGCGCGACCTCCACGGCCTGGCCGGGTGCAGGTGGTTCACCGGCCGGGTAGAGCAATTCGCTCATGCCGTGGCTTTCGCGCGCACGAAGAGCGGCAGCACGCGCCCCGGGGCCTGTTCCTGCCACACGAGCTGCAGCGGCATGCCGATGCGAAGCTCCTGCGGCGGCACGTCCAGCACGTTGCTCACGATGCGGATGTCGACGAGGTCGGGGAAGGCGACGATGGCGATGTTGTACGGAACGTGTCCGCGCAAGGCGGGCGTCGACGCGTGGTGCACCACCGTGTAGCTGAAGAGCTCGGCCCGCGACGGGGCGAGCTTCCACTCCACGGCGGCGGACCCGCAGTGCGGGCACACGGGCGCGGGCGGGTGGCGCCATTGCCCGCACGCGCTGCAGCACTGGAAGCGCAGTTCGCGTTTCGCGCAGTAGTCCCAGAAGGCGAAATGGTCGGGCAGTTGGGGCGCGGTGATGGGGCCCAGGTCGGGCAGGTAGCTGGTCATGGTCATGCGGCGAGGAGGGCGGCGCTGATCGGGGTCGACCCGATGCCGGCGGTGACGAGGCCGACCCGTGCACCCGGCACTTGCGATGTCGATTCGCCGCGCAGCTGGCGCACGGCTTCGGCCACGAGGTTCAGGCCGTGGATGTACGCCTCCGACAGCAGGCCGCCGGCGGTGTTGAGGGGCATCGAGCCGCCACGGCGGATCTTCCCGGCCGCCACGAAGTCGCCGCCTTCGCCGCGGCCGCACAGGCCGAAGTTCTCCAGCGACATCAGCACGGCGGGCGTGAAGTGGTCGTAGATCTGCGCGAAGTCCACCTCGGATGGCGACACGCCGGCCGCGGCATAGAGGTCGTTCGAGAGCTGCTCGCCGTTGCCCCAGCCGTACTCGGCAGCGGGCATGGTGTGGCTGCCCATCGTCGCGGAGCCCCAGCCGGGGTTGCCGCCCTGCTGCGCGCTCAGCACGCGCACGGGCTTGCCGGGCAGGTCGCGCGCGCGCTCCGCCGTGGTCACGAGCAGGGCGCAGGCGCCGTCGTTCTCCTGGCAGCAGTCGTACAGGCGCAGCGGCTCGGCGATCATGCGCGCGGCCATGTACTGGTTGATCGAGAGCGGCAGGCCATGCATCACGGCGCGCGGGTTGCGCTGCGCGTTGTCGCGGAAGGCCAGGGCGACTTCCGCCAGGTGCTCGGTGCGGATGCCGTATTCGTGCATGTACCGCATGAAGCTCGGCGCCATCATGCTGGCGGGCATCAGCATGCCGAAGGGCGCGAGCAGGTCGATCTGCGGCACTTCCGAGAAACCGCCGGCCTCGCCATAGCGGCTGCCGGGCCGCTGCACGATCGAGCGGAACACCAGGACGTTCGCCGCCTGGCCAC carries:
- a CDS encoding MBL fold metallo-hydrolase, whose protein sequence is MSELLYPAGEPPAPGQAVEVAPGVLWLRMPMPFALSHINFWAIRDGDAWAIVDSGLHTVETATAWLQLVAPGGPLQGRRVSRVFATHMHPDHVGMAGWLTRRFDCQLWMSRLEYLNCRLLVADTGREAPADGVRFYRRAGWQDAQIETYRARFGAFGRMIHPLPDSFRRLEDKAVLRIGEHDWHVVVGRGHSPEHACLHCPALRLLISGDQVLPRITSNVSVHPTEPAADPLSEWLESLAEIARRVPDDVLVLPAHNEPFTGLHERLRQLEDSVTQALTRLRTKLQEPRRVVDVFDALFRRPIGDDPHLLSMATGESVAHINYLLQRGEAQVERIESGTEWYRIAPERHT
- a CDS encoding thiolase C-terminal domain-containing protein, with amino-acid sequence MSSASPVRESQRACIVGIGETRYTKRGEQADRGEWALACEAALNATRDAGLDPRNIEGLASYSGDTSLPWLMQHALGIQHLRFASMVWGGGGSGACGSLAHAVAAVESGQAANVLVFRSIVQRPGSRYGEAGGFSEVPQIDLLAPFGMLMPASMMAPSFMRYMHEYGIRTEHLAEVALAFRDNAQRNPRAVMHGLPLSINQYMAARMIAEPLRLYDCCQENDGACALLVTTAERARDLPGKPVRVLSAQQGGNPGWGSATMGSHTMPAAEYGWGNGEQLSNDLYAAAGVSPSEVDFAQIYDHFTPAVLMSLENFGLCGRGEGGDFVAAGKIRRGGSMPLNTAGGLLSEAYIHGLNLVAEAVRQLRGESTSQVPGARVGLVTAGIGSTPISAALLAA
- a CDS encoding Zn-ribbon domain-containing OB-fold protein, which gives rise to MTMTSYLPDLGPITAPQLPDHFAFWDYCAKRELRFQCCSACGQWRHPPAPVCPHCGSAAVEWKLAPSRAELFSYTVVHHASTPALRGHVPYNIAIVAFPDLVDIRIVSNVLDVPPQELRIGMPLQLVWQEQAPGRVLPLFVRAKATA